The following are encoded in a window of Mycobacteroides chelonae CCUG 47445 genomic DNA:
- a CDS encoding NAD(P)H-binding protein — MTILVTGATGNVGRPLVDLLVRAGAEVRAVTRHPEHANFSPQVKTIESARAGISGATAVFLNSRALGEDLADFVDQAVREGVTRLVALSAINCDDDFSRQPSRFRGDRNKEVEQYAVDSGVEWVSLRPTIFASNFLGMWAGQLTAGNLVRGPHASASSAPIADRDISEIAAHALLTDDLVGQRIPLTGPQAFTNTDLVAVLGDVLHRPLEYLQVPDDLVRRHFAGLGFATEFADAYLAMQAATVTVPAVVTREVNRILGRPAETFAAWADRFRAEFTRTESAPQNR; from the coding sequence ATGACAATTCTCGTCACCGGCGCAACAGGCAATGTGGGGCGCCCGCTGGTGGACCTACTGGTAAGAGCCGGCGCCGAGGTGCGCGCCGTCACCCGACACCCCGAGCACGCGAACTTCTCTCCGCAGGTGAAAACCATCGAGTCGGCGCGCGCCGGTATCAGCGGAGCCACCGCCGTCTTCCTGAACTCCCGGGCTTTAGGGGAAGATCTCGCCGATTTTGTGGATCAGGCTGTACGCGAAGGAGTTACCCGCCTGGTTGCCCTCTCGGCGATCAACTGCGACGACGACTTCTCCCGGCAACCGTCACGGTTCCGTGGCGACCGAAACAAGGAGGTGGAACAGTACGCCGTCGATTCCGGAGTGGAGTGGGTGAGCTTGCGCCCAACCATCTTTGCGTCGAATTTTCTCGGGATGTGGGCGGGCCAGCTCACAGCGGGCAACCTGGTCCGCGGACCGCATGCGTCCGCCTCAAGCGCCCCGATCGCGGACCGCGACATCTCCGAAATCGCCGCGCACGCGCTGCTCACAGACGACCTCGTCGGGCAACGCATTCCGCTGACCGGTCCGCAGGCATTCACTAACACCGACCTCGTCGCGGTACTCGGGGATGTTCTGCATCGGCCGTTGGAGTACCTGCAGGTTCCCGACGATCTCGTGCGCCGGCACTTCGCGGGCCTGGGGTTTGCGACCGAGTTCGCCGACGCGTACCTGGCGATGCAGGCCGCCACGGTCACGGTGCCGGCGGTGGTCACGCGGGAGGTGAACCGGATACTCGGGCGTCCCGCAGAGACCTTCGCCGCCTGGGCCGACAGATTCCGGGCCGAATTCACGCGCACCGAGTCCGCACCGCAGAACCGGTGA
- a CDS encoding deazaflavin-dependent nitroreductase, with protein sequence MNKVVRAFHRIGIPTGPAMVLTVPGRTTGRPRPTPITPFDMDGHLYAVGGYPGSDWPRNAAAAGSGTLTRRHRVQHVRIISVPPEVARRALRVFAVKVPVGVRFAKNAGLVRHGTPDEFEALAGTLSVFRFDPD encoded by the coding sequence ATGAACAAGGTGGTGCGGGCATTTCACCGCATCGGCATCCCGACCGGCCCGGCGATGGTGCTGACCGTGCCCGGGCGTACGACGGGCCGTCCCCGTCCCACACCCATCACACCGTTCGACATGGACGGTCACCTCTACGCGGTCGGGGGCTATCCGGGCTCGGATTGGCCGCGTAATGCCGCGGCGGCCGGCTCAGGAACCCTCACCCGGCGGCACCGTGTCCAGCACGTCAGGATCATCAGCGTGCCGCCCGAGGTAGCGCGGCGTGCGCTGCGGGTATTCGCCGTGAAGGTGCCCGTGGGCGTGCGGTTCGCGAAAAACGCCGGACTGGTGCGCCACGGCACTCCGGATGAGTTCGAGGCGCTGGCCGGAACGTTGTCGGTGTTCCGGTTCGATCCCGACTAG
- a CDS encoding DUF3710 domain-containing protein, with the protein MALHRSGGLNDLDDSADASASGSDESFDGPYEIEDFDSPEDAGVGRLDLGSVLIPVPEAGQIQVELTAAGTPGAVFVLTPNGRYSVAAYAAPKSAGLWREIAGELAESLRKEAAEVSIADGPWGREVVGVAEGGSVRFIGVDGYRWMIRCVLQGPAETFDALAQEARDAVADTVVRRDDSPYPVRTPLPVALPEPMLEQLQAAQAQAMAQAEAETVAQEPAPQDDPTPAARRSVSGSAMQQLRSTITGG; encoded by the coding sequence ATGGCTTTACACCGTAGTGGTGGTCTCAACGACCTGGACGATTCGGCCGACGCCTCCGCATCGGGTTCGGACGAATCGTTCGACGGCCCATACGAGATCGAGGATTTCGACAGCCCTGAAGACGCCGGGGTTGGACGCCTGGACCTGGGTTCGGTACTCATCCCGGTGCCCGAGGCCGGCCAGATTCAGGTCGAACTGACCGCCGCGGGCACCCCCGGCGCGGTTTTCGTGCTCACGCCCAACGGGCGCTATTCGGTGGCCGCGTACGCCGCACCGAAATCCGCGGGTCTGTGGCGCGAGATCGCGGGTGAGTTGGCTGAATCGCTCCGCAAGGAGGCCGCCGAGGTCTCCATCGCCGATGGTCCGTGGGGCCGGGAGGTCGTCGGAGTCGCCGAGGGAGGCTCCGTGCGCTTCATTGGCGTCGACGGATACCGATGGATGATCCGCTGCGTGCTGCAGGGTCCTGCCGAGACCTTTGACGCACTGGCCCAGGAGGCCCGCGACGCGGTGGCCGATACCGTCGTCCGTCGCGATGACAGCCCGTACCCCGTGCGGACCCCGCTGCCGGTCGCGCTACCCGAACCGATGCTGGAGCAGCTGCAGGCGGCGCAGGCACAGGCGATGGCCCAGGCCGAAGCCGAGACCGTCGCTCAGGAGCCCGCACCGCAGGACGATCCGACGCCGGCGGCCCGCCGCAGCGTCTCGGGATCGGCCATGCAGCAGCTGCGGTCCACGATCACCGGCGGCTAG
- the dut gene encoding dUTP diphosphatase, with product MPTPTRLAIVRLDRELPLPSRAHADDAGVDLYSAEDVVIEPGRRALVGTGIAVAIPSGMVGLVHPRSGLAARVGLSIVNSPGTIDAGYRGEVKLSLINLDPEAPIVIARGDRIAQLLVQQVELPELVEVDSFDEAGLAVTTRGTGGHGSSGGHASL from the coding sequence GTGCCCACACCTACGAGATTGGCCATCGTTCGCCTGGACCGCGAACTGCCTCTGCCCTCCCGCGCGCATGCCGATGATGCGGGAGTAGATCTCTATAGCGCCGAAGACGTCGTGATCGAACCCGGTCGCCGGGCGCTGGTGGGCACTGGTATCGCCGTGGCTATCCCATCCGGGATGGTCGGGTTGGTGCACCCCCGTTCGGGTCTGGCTGCGCGCGTGGGTCTTTCGATCGTTAACAGTCCCGGCACCATTGACGCCGGGTACCGTGGCGAGGTGAAGCTCAGCCTGATCAACCTGGACCCCGAGGCCCCTATCGTCATTGCCCGTGGCGACCGGATCGCCCAGTTGCTGGTTCAGCAGGTCGAGCTACCGGAGCTGGTTGAAGTGGATTCTTTTGACGAGGCCGGTCTGGCGGTGACCACCCGTGGCACGGGTGGTCACGGGTCCAGCGGCGGACATGCGAGTTTGTGA
- a CDS encoding DUF3093 domain-containing protein, which translates to MGTIAQTTLGRVTDSPSDAPPIRYSERLWVPWWWALPGFGAATLLALEINQSMRQLPTWVPYPILFAIVAGVLLWFSRIRIEVTTGPDGAPELRAGSAHLPVSVIAKSAAIPASAKSAALGRQLDPAAFVVHRAWIGPLVLVVLDDADDPTPYWLVSSRHPDRVLAALRS; encoded by the coding sequence GTGGGCACGATCGCCCAGACTACCCTTGGCCGCGTGACGGACTCCCCCAGCGACGCGCCACCCATCCGCTACTCCGAGCGGCTCTGGGTTCCATGGTGGTGGGCGCTGCCCGGCTTCGGCGCGGCAACGCTGCTCGCGCTCGAGATCAACCAGAGCATGCGGCAGCTGCCCACCTGGGTGCCGTACCCGATCCTGTTCGCGATTGTCGCGGGAGTCTTGTTGTGGTTCAGCAGAATCCGCATAGAGGTGACGACGGGCCCGGACGGAGCACCCGAGCTCCGCGCGGGCTCGGCCCACTTACCGGTCAGCGTCATCGCCAAGTCGGCGGCTATCCCGGCCAGCGCGAAAAGTGCGGCGCTCGGCCGCCAACTCGATCCGGCGGCCTTCGTCGTGCACCGCGCATGGATCGGCCCGCTGGTTTTGGTGGTACTCGACGATGCCGACGATCCCACCCCCTACTGGCTGGTGAGCAGCCGCCACCCCGATCGGGTACTGGCGGCCCTGCGGAGCTAG
- a CDS encoding DUF4193 domain-containing protein produces the protein MATDYDAPRRSDADDVSEDSLEELKARRNEAQSAVVDVDEAETAESFELPGADLSGEELSVRVIPKQADEFTCSSCFLVHHRSRLASEKNGQLICTDCAA, from the coding sequence ATGGCTACCGACTACGACGCTCCGAGGCGATCCGACGCCGACGATGTGTCAGAGGACTCGTTAGAGGAGCTCAAGGCTCGTCGTAACGAAGCACAGTCGGCGGTGGTCGATGTCGATGAGGCGGAAACCGCCGAATCGTTCGAGCTACCAGGTGCCGACCTGTCCGGCGAGGAACTTTCGGTTCGGGTTATCCCGAAGCAGGCCGACGAGTTCACGTGTTCGAGCTGCTTCCTGGTGCACCACCGCAGCCGGCTGGCCAGTGAGAAGAACGGCCAGCTGATCTGCACCGACTGCGCGGCCTGA
- the cei gene encoding envelope integrity protein Cei, producing the protein MVADITEGTSVDKYGRPFRRRNYLPALCVGIALLVVTVFVWASALTREAPVKEATACNPPAQQTEPGSGTIGKPVSRSALSGTSPAMLNDVKARVLNANGQAGQAGDVSATLRDLGFPSPTADNDPFYPSGSRLNCVGQIRFGESGYANALTLSLVAPCVEFIEDNRSDNSVDLALGSEFTELASGNAVTSALNSLKSGNQANSDLITRARQSTC; encoded by the coding sequence GTGGTCGCAGACATCACCGAGGGCACCTCGGTAGACAAATACGGGCGCCCGTTCCGCCGCCGGAACTATTTGCCAGCCCTATGCGTAGGGATAGCGCTCCTGGTCGTCACCGTGTTCGTCTGGGCCTCGGCGCTCACCCGGGAAGCGCCGGTCAAAGAGGCGACGGCATGTAACCCGCCCGCTCAACAGACCGAACCCGGCTCCGGGACCATCGGTAAGCCGGTGTCGCGGTCCGCGCTGTCAGGAACCAGCCCCGCCATGCTCAACGACGTCAAGGCGCGTGTCCTCAACGCCAACGGCCAGGCCGGTCAGGCCGGGGACGTATCCGCCACGCTGCGCGACCTGGGATTCCCCTCACCGACCGCCGATAACGACCCGTTCTACCCCAGCGGATCCCGCCTGAACTGCGTCGGACAGATCCGATTCGGGGAGTCCGGGTACGCCAACGCGCTGACGCTTTCGCTAGTCGCGCCGTGTGTGGAATTCATCGAAGACAACCGATCCGACAACTCGGTGGATCTCGCCCTTGGCAGTGAGTTCACCGAGCTTGCCTCAGGCAATGCGGTCACCTCGGCGCTCAACAGCCTCAAGTCCGGTAACCAGGCCAACTCCGACCTCATCACCCGGGCTCGCCAGAGCACCTGCTAG
- a CDS encoding inositol monophosphatase family protein codes for MRSVAVRLASEAAEFVRHRRGSADWASSVRTKTSDTDPVTLVDTDCERLLRRRLSALRPDDSILGEEDGETGGSSLEAGAGHVRWVIDPIDGTVNFVYGIPAYAVSVAAQVDGVTVAAAVADIAADRVFSAASGHGATVREANGLQWPLECNPIRETRLALVATGFAYSAVRRERQAQLVAQVLPKVRDVRRIGSAALDLCAVAEGRVDAQYEHGLGPWDWAGGALIAREAGAVLVLPGKDAVSADGALISAAAPGIAEEFGQLLADIGAMAPIPG; via the coding sequence CTGCGTTCGGTGGCGGTACGGCTGGCCTCGGAGGCCGCCGAATTCGTGCGGCATCGTCGGGGAAGCGCCGATTGGGCGTCCTCCGTACGGACCAAGACCTCCGATACCGATCCGGTGACCCTGGTGGACACAGACTGTGAACGGCTGCTGCGCCGCCGGCTATCGGCGTTGCGCCCCGATGACTCCATCCTGGGCGAGGAGGACGGCGAGACAGGCGGTTCGTCGCTGGAGGCCGGCGCGGGGCACGTGCGCTGGGTGATCGACCCGATCGACGGGACGGTGAACTTCGTTTACGGCATTCCTGCCTACGCCGTGTCGGTGGCCGCACAGGTCGACGGAGTGACGGTGGCGGCTGCGGTGGCCGATATCGCGGCCGATCGCGTCTTCTCGGCGGCGTCAGGCCACGGTGCCACGGTGCGTGAGGCCAATGGCCTGCAGTGGCCGTTGGAGTGCAATCCGATCCGGGAGACGCGGCTTGCCCTGGTGGCCACGGGCTTCGCGTATTCGGCGGTGCGGCGAGAACGTCAGGCACAGCTGGTCGCCCAGGTGTTGCCCAAAGTGCGTGACGTGCGGCGGATCGGGTCTGCAGCGCTGGATCTGTGTGCGGTGGCCGAGGGCCGTGTCGATGCCCAGTACGAACATGGGCTGGGACCGTGGGACTGGGCGGGAGGCGCCCTCATCGCACGTGAGGCCGGCGCCGTGCTGGTGTTGCCGGGCAAGGATGCGGTGAGCGCCGACGGCGCCCTCATCTCGGCCGCGGCCCCTGGAATCGCCGAGGAGTTCGGTCAGCTCCTCGCCGATATCGGCGCGATGGCTCCGATTCCCGGCTAG
- the ppgK gene encoding polyphosphate--glucose phosphotransferase, with product MTATESGLAAPATGAGTSEQRGFGIDVGGSGIKGAIVDLTTGEMIGERVKYPTPQPATPKAVAETIATVVRDFSWTGPVGVTYPGVIVHGEARTAANVDKSWLGVNVHDIISAELGGQTVAVLNDADAAGLAEDRYGAGKDQSGVVVLLTFGTGIGSAVLHNGILLPNTEFGHIEVGGMEAEHRAASSVKEKNDWSYKQWAPEVTKVLEAVENALWPDLFIVGGGISRKADKWVPLLTNRTPVVAAALQNTAGIVGAAMAAHAGVSP from the coding sequence ATGACCGCCACCGAATCCGGACTGGCCGCACCCGCGACGGGAGCCGGCACGTCCGAGCAGCGCGGTTTCGGAATCGACGTCGGCGGCAGCGGCATCAAGGGCGCGATCGTGGACCTGACAACCGGCGAGATGATCGGCGAGCGGGTGAAGTACCCGACTCCCCAGCCCGCCACGCCGAAGGCCGTCGCAGAGACCATCGCCACAGTCGTGCGTGATTTCTCGTGGACCGGACCCGTCGGTGTGACCTACCCGGGTGTGATCGTGCATGGCGAGGCACGCACCGCCGCGAACGTCGACAAATCATGGCTGGGCGTCAACGTCCACGACATCATCAGCGCCGAATTGGGTGGCCAAACCGTTGCCGTGCTCAATGACGCCGATGCCGCCGGGCTCGCCGAGGATCGGTACGGCGCGGGCAAGGATCAGTCGGGCGTCGTCGTGCTCTTGACGTTCGGAACCGGGATCGGATCCGCGGTCTTGCACAATGGAATCCTGTTGCCCAACACCGAGTTCGGACACATCGAGGTCGGCGGCATGGAGGCCGAGCATCGTGCCGCGTCGTCGGTCAAGGAAAAGAACGACTGGAGCTACAAGCAGTGGGCGCCCGAGGTCACCAAGGTCTTGGAGGCGGTGGAGAACGCACTGTGGCCCGACCTGTTCATCGTGGGTGGGGGCATTAGCCGTAAGGCCGACAAATGGGTGCCGCTGCTGACCAATCGCACCCCGGTGGTGGCCGCCGCTCTGCAGAACACGGCGGGAATCGTCGGCGCGGCGATGGCGGCACACGCTGGCGTTTCACCTTAG
- a CDS encoding RNA polymerase sigma factor produces the protein MKQTAEFSILHAHARRRSSQERASVAATKAAAPETEAAKKAPVKAAVKAPAKKAPAKKAPAKAATKAPAKKAAPAKKAAPAKKAAAKAVDPSLEPQGSPEDADIEPGEDLDPDLADDVDIEADLAEVAADPEPEAEAEAEGDEPSEKDKASGDFVWDEEESEALRQARKDAELTASADSVRAYLKQIGKVALLNAEEEVELAKRIEAGLYATQIVTELTEKGEKLPAAQRRDMSWICRDGDRAKNHLLEANLRLVVSLAKRYTGRGMAFLDLIQEGNLGLIRAVEKFDYTKGYKFSTYATWWIRQAITRAMADQARTIRIPVHMVEVINKLGRIQRELLQDLGREPTPEELAKEMDITPEKVLEIQQYAREPISLDQTIGDEGDSQLGDFIEDSEAVVAVDAVSFTLLQDQLQSVLETLSEREAGVVRLRFGLTDGQPRTLDEIGQVYGVTRERIRQIESKTMSKLRHPSRSQVLRDYLD, from the coding sequence ATCAAGCAGACAGCCGAATTCTCGATTTTGCATGCCCATGCTCGTCGACGAAGCAGCCAGGAAAGGGCGTCAGTGGCAGCCACGAAAGCAGCAGCTCCGGAAACCGAAGCGGCCAAGAAGGCACCGGTGAAGGCTGCCGTCAAGGCACCGGCCAAGAAGGCACCGGCCAAGAAGGCGCCCGCGAAGGCTGCGACCAAGGCCCCCGCCAAGAAGGCCGCGCCCGCGAAGAAGGCAGCACCCGCCAAGAAGGCCGCGGCCAAGGCAGTCGATCCCTCCCTCGAGCCGCAGGGCAGCCCCGAGGACGCCGACATCGAGCCCGGCGAGGATCTGGACCCCGACCTCGCCGACGACGTGGACATCGAGGCGGACCTCGCCGAGGTTGCCGCCGATCCCGAGCCCGAGGCTGAGGCTGAGGCCGAAGGTGACGAGCCCTCCGAGAAGGACAAGGCCTCAGGCGATTTCGTCTGGGACGAGGAAGAATCCGAGGCGCTGCGCCAGGCCCGTAAGGACGCCGAGCTCACCGCTTCTGCGGACTCGGTGCGCGCCTACCTCAAGCAGATCGGCAAGGTGGCCCTGCTCAACGCCGAAGAGGAAGTTGAGCTGGCCAAGCGGATCGAGGCAGGCCTTTACGCCACCCAGATCGTCACCGAGCTGACCGAAAAGGGCGAGAAGCTTCCGGCCGCACAGCGCCGTGACATGTCCTGGATCTGCCGTGACGGCGATCGCGCCAAGAACCATCTGCTGGAGGCCAACCTGCGCCTGGTGGTTTCGCTGGCCAAGCGCTACACCGGTCGCGGCATGGCGTTCCTGGACCTCATCCAGGAAGGCAACCTGGGTCTGATCCGCGCGGTCGAGAAGTTCGACTACACAAAGGGTTACAAGTTCTCGACGTACGCGACCTGGTGGATCCGTCAGGCCATCACCCGCGCGATGGCCGACCAGGCCCGCACCATCCGTATCCCGGTGCACATGGTCGAGGTCATCAACAAGCTCGGCCGCATTCAGCGTGAGCTGCTCCAGGACCTGGGCCGCGAGCCCACACCCGAAGAGCTGGCCAAGGAAATGGACATCACGCCCGAGAAGGTGCTGGAGATCCAGCAGTACGCGCGTGAGCCCATCTCGCTGGACCAGACCATCGGCGACGAGGGCGACTCGCAGCTCGGCGACTTCATCGAGGATTCCGAAGCCGTGGTCGCGGTGGACGCGGTGTCCTTCACCCTGCTGCAGGATCAGCTGCAGTCGGTGCTGGAGACGCTTTCCGAACGTGAGGCCGGCGTGGTGCGTCTGCGGTTCGGTCTCACCGACGGCCAGCCGCGCACGCTCGACGAGATCGGTCAGGTGTACGGGGTGACCCGTGAGCGCATCCGGCAGATTGAGTCCAAGACCATGTCGAAGCTGCGCCACCCGAGCCGTTCACAGGTGCTGCGCGACTACCTGGACTAG
- a CDS encoding sulfite exporter TauE/SafE family protein, with the protein MIKLLIFTLVGLGAQIVDGTLGMAFGVTATTLLVFTGVGAAHASAAVHFAEVATTLASGVSHWRFGNVDKRVLLRLGVPGGIGAFLGATVLSRLSTESAAPITAGILLAIGVYLIYRFSTNPPRGNYAPTTPFSARFLAPLGLFGGFIDASGGGGWGPITTSTLLTSGKAAPRTVIGSVSASEFIVAVSASIGFLFGLGSEFFNNLIVIAGLALGGVIAAPIAAWLVSRVNSVVLGTAVGGILVLTNARTLLRYFDTPDSVRAPIYLAIVIAWVALVAYTWRKATLTPAEASGDLSEIAAGAESQGALADTPGEDIAPAPK; encoded by the coding sequence GTGATCAAACTTCTCATCTTTACCCTTGTGGGTCTTGGCGCCCAGATCGTCGACGGAACGCTCGGGATGGCGTTCGGGGTCACGGCGACGACCCTGCTGGTGTTCACCGGAGTCGGTGCTGCCCATGCGAGCGCCGCCGTACATTTCGCGGAGGTCGCCACCACCCTCGCGTCAGGTGTTTCGCACTGGCGGTTCGGCAATGTCGACAAGCGAGTCCTGCTGCGGCTGGGCGTACCCGGCGGCATCGGCGCGTTCCTCGGTGCGACCGTGCTGTCACGGTTGTCCACAGAATCCGCAGCCCCGATCACGGCGGGGATTCTGCTGGCCATCGGCGTCTACCTCATCTACCGATTCAGCACGAACCCGCCGCGTGGCAACTACGCGCCGACGACGCCGTTCTCGGCGAGGTTCCTGGCCCCGTTGGGTCTGTTCGGCGGATTCATCGACGCCTCCGGTGGCGGCGGCTGGGGGCCCATCACCACAAGCACCTTGCTCACTAGCGGGAAGGCCGCACCCCGCACGGTGATCGGCTCGGTGAGCGCATCGGAATTCATCGTTGCCGTCTCGGCGAGCATCGGATTCCTGTTCGGCCTCGGCTCCGAGTTCTTCAACAACCTGATCGTGATCGCCGGGCTGGCCCTGGGCGGTGTGATCGCCGCGCCCATCGCGGCCTGGCTCGTCTCGCGCGTCAACTCGGTGGTGCTAGGCACCGCAGTCGGCGGCATCCTGGTGCTCACCAACGCCCGCACCCTGCTGCGGTACTTCGACACTCCCGACTCGGTGCGTGCACCCATTTACCTGGCGATTGTCATCGCCTGGGTGGCACTGGTCGCGTACACGTGGCGCAAGGCCACACTCACCCCTGCCGAAGCCTCGGGAGATCTCAGCGAGATCGCAGCGGGTGCCGAATCCCAAGGGGCGCTGGCGGACACGCCCGGCGAGGACATCGCTCCCGCACCCAAATAG
- a CDS encoding helix-turn-helix domain-containing protein — METPGNIWNLRTEEEIRGAAESGLLEETHYLDLKREVAKGDSANKGLAKDIAAFALDGGTILIGVDEDTVPPSLHPNDLSGLPERVEQIARLKVDEPVMLSATCIPSAEDSGRGYLVVHVPPSPRAPHMADGRYYGRGDKTNRQLPNAEVVRLHEMRVAEQDDILLKARNAMLAEASGATTDSDLMMVRAEPVGARSEFLVPLSDDQNWEKTVLRLTTGAAIPEIQNFAPTLRRPSTFLRRAGGVSCSVGMFGGERFVGGGDAAELVFNESGTIALMLERTVVSPNPSITVAFETMIIGHIDLLVRLLRLIADEFNFHGSWRIALVVWGLNDVGSYTLYERSGLGRGQRYTAPNYDRVTTVSLLELQCRPLAIVGELVSPLLRSLGSHGVWRPYLTDEAAVD, encoded by the coding sequence GTGGAGACTCCCGGTAATATCTGGAACCTGCGTACGGAAGAAGAGATTCGGGGTGCCGCCGAGAGCGGGCTTCTCGAGGAGACGCATTACCTCGATCTGAAACGAGAAGTTGCGAAGGGGGACAGCGCCAACAAGGGGCTCGCGAAGGACATCGCAGCGTTCGCGCTCGACGGTGGGACGATCCTCATCGGCGTTGATGAGGACACAGTGCCGCCGTCACTGCACCCCAATGACTTGAGTGGTCTACCTGAACGTGTAGAGCAGATCGCGCGCCTGAAAGTGGATGAACCGGTAATGCTCTCCGCGACGTGCATCCCATCGGCTGAAGATTCAGGGCGTGGTTATCTTGTTGTGCATGTTCCGCCATCACCTCGCGCCCCGCACATGGCTGATGGCCGCTACTACGGTCGCGGGGACAAGACCAACCGGCAATTACCCAATGCTGAAGTGGTGCGACTTCATGAAATGCGAGTCGCTGAGCAGGACGACATCCTTCTCAAAGCGCGCAACGCGATGCTTGCTGAGGCATCGGGCGCGACAACCGATTCGGATCTGATGATGGTCCGGGCCGAGCCAGTGGGCGCGCGCTCGGAGTTCCTAGTCCCCTTGAGCGATGACCAAAACTGGGAAAAGACGGTTCTGAGGCTGACAACCGGAGCTGCAATCCCCGAAATTCAGAATTTCGCGCCGACCCTTCGTCGTCCGAGCACATTTCTCCGCCGCGCGGGAGGGGTGTCCTGCTCTGTCGGCATGTTCGGCGGAGAGCGGTTCGTTGGCGGGGGCGATGCTGCGGAGCTTGTCTTCAATGAATCCGGGACCATCGCACTGATGTTGGAAAGAACTGTTGTGTCGCCCAATCCGAGCATCACTGTCGCATTCGAGACCATGATCATCGGTCATATCGATCTATTGGTTCGCCTATTGCGTTTGATTGCAGATGAATTCAACTTTCATGGCTCCTGGAGAATTGCACTTGTCGTGTGGGGTTTGAATGACGTCGGCTCTTACACCTTGTACGAACGGTCTGGGCTCGGCAGAGGCCAGCGGTACACCGCACCGAACTACGATCGCGTGACGACGGTTTCGCTGCTTGAGTTGCAGTGCCGACCACTAGCCATTGTTGGAGAGCTGGTTTCGCCGTTGCTGCGCAGCTTGGGGAGCCACGGAGTATGGAGACCGTACTTGACGGATGAAGCGGCCGTGGACTAA
- a CDS encoding DUF2971 domain-containing protein: MSENSRPLEVTSDTDLPKSVYHYTDIVGLHGIWESGQLWATGSRFLNDTSELKLGVLVVRGTVARRQAELAQENLDNLKRALEEGEPPMVSDIIDASKSANRAEIAELDEISLATKEAERYMHCHIACLSEKRDQLSQWRGYAREGYCIGFNTQMLLESLGENRVMRRVHYPADGDERINVDENENRYEAYANEVVNYAKSLRQRLLPFVADCDDELRRWMLSKDLTVHAAFLKDGSFREECEVRIVEVNGKPDTFTPHRYGMVPQIFIPIPDGCIESITIGPTAHKELKLLSLFDYTRAVRFKKRDGMAPDSEIAPDIWNSTIPFRDW; this comes from the coding sequence ATGTCAGAGAATAGTCGCCCCTTAGAAGTCACGTCTGATACAGACTTGCCGAAGTCCGTGTACCACTACACGGACATAGTTGGTCTGCACGGTATTTGGGAGAGCGGACAGCTCTGGGCCACCGGTTCTCGCTTCCTAAACGACACTTCAGAACTCAAGCTTGGTGTCTTAGTTGTCCGGGGGACGGTGGCGCGTCGTCAGGCTGAGCTTGCGCAGGAGAATCTCGACAATCTGAAACGTGCTTTGGAGGAGGGAGAACCTCCAATGGTTAGTGACATCATCGACGCCTCGAAATCTGCAAATAGGGCAGAAATAGCAGAGTTGGACGAAATTAGCCTCGCCACCAAAGAGGCTGAAAGATATATGCACTGCCATATCGCGTGCCTATCAGAAAAGCGGGACCAGCTAAGTCAGTGGCGTGGATATGCGCGAGAGGGTTACTGCATCGGATTCAATACGCAGATGCTCCTGGAAAGTCTTGGAGAAAACAGAGTTATGCGGAGGGTGCATTACCCCGCGGATGGTGATGAGCGCATAAATGTTGACGAAAACGAAAATCGCTATGAAGCATATGCAAATGAAGTTGTTAACTATGCGAAATCCCTCCGCCAGCGATTACTTCCGTTCGTTGCGGACTGTGACGACGAGCTACGCCGGTGGATGCTATCCAAAGATCTGACTGTGCACGCCGCCTTTCTGAAAGATGGGAGCTTCCGAGAAGAATGCGAAGTCCGAATCGTCGAAGTCAACGGCAAGCCAGATACGTTCACCCCGCATCGATACGGAATGGTGCCGCAGATTTTCATCCCGATTCCGGATGGCTGTATCGAGTCGATAACTATAGGTCCCACGGCCCACAAAGAACTCAAACTTCTTTCTTTGTTTGATTACACGCGAGCAGTACGTTTTAAGAAGCGTGATGGTATGGCCCCTGATAGCGAAATTGCACCCGATATCTGGAATTCCACGATTCCGTTCCGTGATTGGTGA